TCGCGCAACCGCTAGTCACCGCAAAGGCCGGGAAGCATGACCCGCATTCAGTTTCGTAACGCGACATCTGCCGACCGCGACAGTCTCAATCGGATCAAGCGAGCGGCTTCGCTTGTCAGCGATGAGTACAGGGAGGCACTTTTGGCCCATCCCGAATTCCTGCTGGTGCCGGACAGGCAAATAGACTCCGGCCAGGTAGTCGTTGCGGAGGAGGGAGGCGAGATCGTTGGACTGGCCGCAATCAGCCGCCGGGACGATGGACTGGAGCTGGAAGGTCTTTTTGTTGACCCGTCTCGGTGGAAACAGGGAATCGGGCGCCGCCTGGTCGAGGTGACGGTTCGGCAGCGTAGCGAGGATCCTGCATTGACGCCGCTGCATGTTGTCGCCAGCCCTGACGCCAAGCCATTCTACCTGGCCTGCGGGTTCAAGATTGTTGGAGACACCGACACCCGCTTCGGTCCCGCAATCGTCATGAGACTGGACCCTCAGCCTTGTGGCTGAGCAATCATACCCCCAACGAGGAGAGATCAGATGAAGGCACGCGGAACATTCACGGTCAGCAATTTCAAGCCGACGCAGTTGGCTCCTGTGCCGGCCATTTCGACCGCCATGCCGGTTGGCGTCAGCACGATGGAGAAGACATATTCAGGCGGAATTGTCGGCCGATCCGCCACGATCTTTACGGCCGCCTTCGATCAGGCAAGTGGAGTCGGCTCTTACGTGGCGATGGAAAGCTTCGAAGGCACGATTGCCGGCAGAACCGGCACCTTCAATTTTCTTCACTCCGCCTCGACCAAGGGCAGCGATCGGAGCAATGAGTTTATTGCCATTGTCGAGGGAAGCGGTACCGGTGGATTTTCCGGAATCTCGGGCGCCGGGCAAATGACAGTCGATGCTGATGGCACACATCACTTGGAGTTCGATTTTCAAATTGTTGGATAGGCTGGGGTTGATTGCCAAGGTCACTACTGTCTGCCAACATATCGCGGGAAGACTGCTAGATCACGAGCGAGTGGGTTCAGCGGGCGAAGTACTAGGTTGTTACCGGCCATCGTTGGTTGCGGGTCAAAGTTCAAGTGCTGAATGTCCATCCCATATCCATGGCTGCGTACCTGCTTCGCACGACATTGGGACAAAAGCTGACGGACTGCGAACCCCCCTTTGTCGCCTGCGAACGGACGGGACAAAGTCAAGGCTGAAACGCTTCGTGGGCCGATCCAGCCGGCCGCTAAGCCGGCTGGTCGGATTAAGTTAGTTCGCCTCCTCTTTTCGGGCGTCGATCATTTCCTGCGTATTTCTGCTAATCTCGGACGCGATGCGGGCGCGTTCCAGGGCGGCTAACGCTTCCCCATCTCGACGCTGCTGTTGGATCAGCATGCATTGCGTGTGCTGGGCTGAACCATAGCGCGATCCGAAGTTGGCACAGGTCACCATGTCTTCATTCAGTTCGGCCTGCCGTTGCTCGGCAGTGGTGGCACAACCAGCCAAAAAAGAGCCAATCATGATGACAAGTGCGAGAGACTGGGCAGAGCGGTGACGTCTAGAAAAAGGAGTATGCTTCATAGCTTAGGTCTCTTGAATTGAGGAATTGATTACTTGACCGGAGCGACTTTGAGCCCAGTCCAACGTGCTGCGAACGCCCACATGTCGGCATAGAGGGAGACCAACTTGTCCAATGGCATGCCGGCGCCATGACCAGCGCGGGCCTCCACCCTGACCAATCGGGGCTTTGGGCCTAGTTCCTCGGCTTGCAGCCGGGCAACGTATTTGAACGTGTGTCCTGGTACGACACGATCGTCCGCTTCGGCCGTGGTCGCCAGGATAGCGGGATAGTCAACACCGGGTCGGGGGTTAATGTTGTGATAGGGCGAGTAAGCAAGGAGATTGTCGAAATCGGCCTCGATGTCGGGATTGCCGAAGTCCGATATCCACATGGCTCCACCGGTGAACTTGTGGAACCTGAGCATGTCCATCACACCCACGCCCGGAAGAGCCGCGTCGAATAGATCTGGACGTTGGTTGACGACGGCACCGACCAGCAGCCCGCCATTGGACTCGCCTTGAATGGCCAAACCTTTTTCTGACGTAATGCCTTCGGCCTTCAGGAATTCGGCTGCGGCGATGAAGTCGTCGAAGACATTCTGCTTGTTCACCAACCGACCGGCCATGTGCCAGGCACGGCCATACTCACCGCCACCACGAATGTTGGCGACAGCAAGGACCCCGCCTTGCTCGACCCAAGCCATCTGCGCAGGGTTGTAAACCGGCACCTGACTCACCGCGTAGCCGCCGTAGCCGTAGAGCAGGGTCGGCGCGGCCGCATCGACATCGTCGCGTCTGACGATGAAGATCGGGACCCGGGTGCCATCATGGGAATGATAGAAGCGCTGCTCTACCTTTACGCGATCGAGATCGACCGGAACTTTTGGTTCGAACCATGTAGACACGGCGTTCTTATCGACGTCATAGCGAAGCACCGAGATAGGCATGTTATAGCTTGAGAAAAGGAAGAATGCCTCGGTGTCTGCGGCGTCTCCCTGCATAACGGCTGCACTGCCAATACCGGGCAAATCTACTTTGCCCTCTGGCGTGCCGTTCAAGTTGAACCGGCGAACTTCGGTATTAGCGTTGACCAGATAGTAGGCGATAAGACGCCCCCCGACGAGCACCGCCCGGGTAAGCACCGCATCGTCTTCGGGGACGATCTCAACGACTTTACCTTCCGCATCATCCAGATCGAGCGTCACCAGTTTTCGGCGTTCGGCGTTGTCGCTGGTAAGGATGAAGAGTCTGTCATCGCTGTTGCCAACGACTGACCATTCGGCATCGAAGCCTTCAACGACGGTGCGAGGCGCCCAATCTTCGGTCGACAGGTCGATGACGGTCAGTGCATTGACACCAACTGATGCCGTCGAGGCGATGAACAGGTAGCGGCCATCGTCGCTGCGATCCGAGAGGTGAAGCAGCTTTGGATCGTCCGGTGTAGAATAGACCAGCCGATCATCGGCCTGTTCAGTGCCCAAAGCATGATAATAGACTGCATGGCCTGACACGGCTGCGGAGGCACCAGCGTCGCCCTTTGGCTCGGGGAAACTCGAGTAGAAAAAGCCTTTACCCGCCTTGTCCCAAGCGATCTGGGTAAACCGTGCCCATTTCACCTCGTCCTGCCGCACCTGTTGCGTGTCAACGTCCAGAACCTGAATGGTTCGCCAGTCGCTGCCACCAGATTGAACGCCGTAGGCGATGTATTTGCCATTGTCGGAAACCGACCATTCGGCCAGCGCATCAGCGTTGTCTTCAGACCAAGTGTTGGGATCGATAAGCACTTGGTCTTCGCCGGTTGCACCATCGCGGACCAGTAGCGCTGGCTGATTGGTGGTCGTCGCATTTCGCGTGAAGAAGTACCGGTTTGCCCGTTTGATCGGCGCGGTGGCCTGCTCATAGTCGAGCACTGATGCCAGACGATCACAGAAGACATCTCGGGTTGGCAAGGTGTCCAGGTAATTTCTGGTCAAGGCATTCTGCGTCGTCACCCAGCGTGCAACATCGTCATCACTGCGCAAGTCGGTTTCGAGCCAACGGTATGGATCTACGAACGTCCGACCGAAGAGTTCTTCGGAAACGTCCAGACGTTTGGTTTCGGGATAGTTGAAGGTCTCCATGGGAGGCTCCTGGGCTAGGGCCGGCACGGCTGCAAGGGCAGCGAGCGCGAATATCATCGCTTTTGGTTTCATCGATAATCTCCTCTCCAGCGAATGGTCGTCGCACAGGCGCTCGGACCACGCCGAAAGACGTGAACAGACACATAATATGTCACTTAGTGACATAAATGTGTTCTATAATCGATCTTGGACGGGAAAAACACCTTGATGCCGGACTTAAATGTCACTTAGTGTCAGACCATGTCTGCACGGGGATCAAAATTGACATCTCGGGAAGCGACGAGATTGGACATCTCGCGTCATGCGGCGAAGCTTTTTCTCGAGCGTGGGGTGGCTGGGACCAGCGGCGACGATATTGCGGCCGCTGCCGGGCTGTCGGCTCGCACGATCTGGCGATATTTCAGATCGAAGGAAAGTTGCGTTGAACCCCTTTTCGCGAAGTCGATGACCGACTTCTGCGAACAGTTGCGAGCTTGGCCGAAGGACATTTCGATCGAAGAACAGTTCGCAAAAACGTTCGCACTCGAGACTAAGACCGACCAGGAGATAGCCGATGGTTTTCTGATTGTTCGTCTAGTCGCAAAATTGGCGGAAGAGCCAGAGTTGCAGACGTCATGGTTGATGTCTCGCCATCAAAGCGAGCCCGATCTTGCGCTCATTATTGCGGATCGCTTAGGCCGGTCGTCACAGGATTTCGACATCCGACTTTGTGCAGCCGCCGTGGCTTCGGCCATCCGAGTAATCGACGAAACGGTGAGCTTCGCTGCGATTGTACATAAACAGACCTTCAGCACCGCTGAACTGGTGGAGCAGATGGCTGCTGCAATCCGACGGATAAGTCCAATACCCTTTTGCGATCCCGTGGCTTCCGATGTCTTCGGCAGGTCAGGCGGATCCAGAAGATCGTGATCAGGGATATCGCCAAACGCCGGCCAGGTGATGCATGTCGCAATTCCGGTTTCCCCGTAGTCAGCTCCGGGATACTGCGCTGGTGGAGGGGTACGGACTAATTTCCGTCCCTTCATTCTTCAGAGGGCACGCCCCCAGATAGATACGTATAATACCAGTTGCTAAGTGGTGACTCGATGCGTATCGATTTTGTGCCTGCGGGACTGGATGATGTTATGAGCACCGACGACTTCATAGAGTGGTTGAAGCGCAATATGGCGGACGCTGATTCCGGCCAGCCCCTTCACAAGCGGCTCAAATTTTCCATTGAGGGCGCGATCCTTAGCAACAGTCTCAAGCCTGGTGCAGTCCTGCCCGGTGAACGGACCTTGTCGGACGCGCTGGCACTGTCACGGGTAACTGTTCGCAAGGCCATCGCGCTGCTTGTGGAGGAGGGGCTAGCCCA
This DNA window, taken from Devosia neptuniae, encodes the following:
- a CDS encoding prolyl oligopeptidase family serine peptidase, whose protein sequence is MKPKAMIFALAALAAVPALAQEPPMETFNYPETKRLDVSEELFGRTFVDPYRWLETDLRSDDDVARWVTTQNALTRNYLDTLPTRDVFCDRLASVLDYEQATAPIKRANRYFFTRNATTTNQPALLVRDGATGEDQVLIDPNTWSEDNADALAEWSVSDNGKYIAYGVQSGGSDWRTIQVLDVDTQQVRQDEVKWARFTQIAWDKAGKGFFYSSFPEPKGDAGASAAVSGHAVYYHALGTEQADDRLVYSTPDDPKLLHLSDRSDDGRYLFIASTASVGVNALTVIDLSTEDWAPRTVVEGFDAEWSVVGNSDDRLFILTSDNAERRKLVTLDLDDAEGKVVEIVPEDDAVLTRAVLVGGRLIAYYLVNANTEVRRFNLNGTPEGKVDLPGIGSAAVMQGDAADTEAFFLFSSYNMPISVLRYDVDKNAVSTWFEPKVPVDLDRVKVEQRFYHSHDGTRVPIFIVRRDDVDAAAPTLLYGYGGYAVSQVPVYNPAQMAWVEQGGVLAVANIRGGGEYGRAWHMAGRLVNKQNVFDDFIAAAEFLKAEGITSEKGLAIQGESNGGLLVGAVVNQRPDLFDAALPGVGVMDMLRFHKFTGGAMWISDFGNPDIEADFDNLLAYSPYHNINPRPGVDYPAILATTAEADDRVVPGHTFKYVARLQAEELGPKPRLVRVEARAGHGAGMPLDKLVSLYADMWAFAARWTGLKVAPVK
- a CDS encoding DUF3224 domain-containing protein, with translation MKARGTFTVSNFKPTQLAPVPAISTAMPVGVSTMEKTYSGGIVGRSATIFTAAFDQASGVGSYVAMESFEGTIAGRTGTFNFLHSASTKGSDRSNEFIAIVEGSGTGGFSGISGAGQMTVDADGTHHLEFDFQIVG
- a CDS encoding TetR/AcrR family transcriptional regulator; protein product: MDISRHAAKLFLERGVAGTSGDDIAAAAGLSARTIWRYFRSKESCVEPLFAKSMTDFCEQLRAWPKDISIEEQFAKTFALETKTDQEIADGFLIVRLVAKLAEEPELQTSWLMSRHQSEPDLALIIADRLGRSSQDFDIRLCAAAVASAIRVIDETVSFAAIVHKQTFSTAELVEQMAAAIRRISPIPFCDPVASDVFGRSGGSRRS
- a CDS encoding GNAT family N-acetyltransferase, giving the protein MTRIQFRNATSADRDSLNRIKRAASLVSDEYREALLAHPEFLLVPDRQIDSGQVVVAEEGGEIVGLAAISRRDDGLELEGLFVDPSRWKQGIGRRLVEVTVRQRSEDPALTPLHVVASPDAKPFYLACGFKIVGDTDTRFGPAIVMRLDPQPCG